Proteins from one Labrenzia sp. CE80 genomic window:
- a CDS encoding nitrite/sulfite reductase, producing the protein MYRYDEFDHGFVTQRTEQFKDQVRRRLAGELTEEEFKPLRLMNGLYLQLHAYMLRVAIPYGTLNGRQMRKLAHIARTYDRGYGHFTTRQNIQFNWPKLEDTPAILEELAEVEMHAIQTSGNCIRNVTADHFAGAAADEIADPRPYAEILRQWSSLHPEFSFLPRKFKIAITGAPHDRAAVQVHDIGLQLARGEDGNIGFVVFVGGGLGRTPMIGRKVRDFLPEEDLLAYSEAILRVYNRYGRRDNKYKARIKILVHETGLEELKADIEAEFEKIRYGVLRLPDEEVRRIEAYFAPPPLEVLAVDDAAVEARKASDPAFAQFVAHNLNAHRVPGHTSVTISMKPIGGIPGDASDAQMDVMGDLAERYAHDEIRISHEQNVILPHVKIADLPALFDALVANGMAEGNSGLITDIIACPGMDYCALATARSIPVAQRISERFGGPDRQAEIGELKIKISGCINACGHHHVGHIGILGLEKKGEEFYQITLGGSANENSSIGEIVGRGFSSEEVVDAIEKLVDTYLGLRAAKEETFLEAYRRIGEAPFKEALYGTA; encoded by the coding sequence ATGTACCGCTACGATGAATTTGACCATGGGTTCGTCACCCAGCGCACGGAACAGTTCAAGGATCAAGTTCGCCGTCGTCTGGCCGGTGAATTGACTGAAGAAGAGTTCAAACCACTCCGGTTGATGAACGGGCTTTATCTGCAGCTCCACGCTTATATGCTGCGGGTGGCAATCCCCTATGGCACGTTGAACGGTCGTCAGATGCGCAAGCTGGCGCACATCGCGCGCACCTACGATCGTGGTTATGGGCACTTCACCACCCGGCAGAACATTCAGTTCAACTGGCCAAAGCTGGAAGACACCCCTGCCATTCTGGAAGAGCTGGCGGAAGTCGAGATGCACGCCATCCAGACCTCAGGCAACTGCATCCGCAATGTGACAGCTGATCATTTCGCAGGAGCTGCTGCAGACGAGATTGCTGATCCGCGGCCCTATGCAGAAATTCTCCGCCAGTGGTCATCTCTTCACCCGGAATTTTCGTTCCTGCCGCGCAAGTTCAAGATTGCCATTACCGGGGCACCGCATGACCGCGCGGCCGTTCAGGTGCATGACATCGGCCTTCAGCTGGCACGCGGTGAAGACGGCAACATCGGCTTCGTCGTGTTCGTCGGAGGCGGCCTGGGGCGTACGCCGATGATCGGCCGCAAGGTGCGTGATTTCCTGCCGGAGGAGGATCTCCTTGCCTATTCCGAAGCGATCTTGCGCGTCTACAACCGTTACGGCCGACGCGACAACAAATATAAGGCACGCATCAAGATCCTGGTTCATGAAACCGGACTGGAAGAGCTGAAGGCTGACATCGAAGCCGAGTTTGAAAAGATCCGCTACGGTGTCTTGCGCTTGCCCGATGAGGAAGTCCGGCGCATTGAAGCCTACTTCGCACCGCCTCCGTTGGAAGTGTTGGCCGTCGATGACGCGGCTGTGGAAGCTCGCAAGGCAAGCGATCCAGCATTTGCCCAGTTCGTGGCGCATAATTTGAATGCCCACCGCGTACCGGGTCACACCAGCGTGACAATTTCGATGAAGCCAATTGGCGGCATTCCGGGCGATGCTTCCGATGCACAGATGGACGTCATGGGAGATCTGGCCGAGCGCTATGCTCACGATGAGATCCGCATCAGCCATGAGCAGAATGTCATCCTGCCGCACGTGAAGATCGCCGATCTGCCAGCGTTGTTCGATGCCCTGGTTGCAAATGGCATGGCAGAGGGTAATTCCGGCCTGATCACTGACATCATCGCTTGCCCAGGCATGGACTACTGTGCGCTCGCGACAGCGCGCTCCATCCCCGTTGCGCAACGGATTTCCGAACGCTTCGGCGGTCCGGACAGGCAGGCCGAGATCGGCGAGCTGAAGATCAAGATCTCCGGCTGCATCAACGCCTGCGGTCATCATCACGTTGGCCACATCGGTATTCTCGGCCTCGAGAAGAAGGGCGAGGAATTCTATCAGATCACACTCGGCGGTTCCGCCAACGAGAACTCGTCCATCGGAGAGATCGTCGGACGGGGTTTCTCGTCTGAAGAGGTCGTCGATGCGATTGAGAAACTCGTCGACACCTATCTTGGCCTGCGGGCGGCCAAGGAAGAAACCTTCCTGGAGGCATATCGCCGGATCGGGGAGGCGCCTTTCAAGGAGGCCCTCTATGGCACTGCATGA
- a CDS encoding glutamine synthetase family protein yields the protein MEAARAWLRERNIQDIECIVPDLAGVARGKMMPTEKFFSGPVMTMPASIFAQTISGSYPEDDERFQHNATDGDLYFKADYGTLTAVPWESDPTAQLIHDAQTRDGTPVETAPRNVLKRILKLYQDKGWEPVVAPEIEFYLVRPNTDPDDPLEPPTGRSGRPEVGRQSYSISALNEFDDLIDDIYDLSEQQGLEIDTLIHEEGAAQMEINLRHGAPLELADQVFLFKRTIREAALRHDMYATFMSKPMSNQPGSAMHIHQSVVDSETGQNIFSGPDGEETPEFLSFIAGHQAYLPYVTCVMAPFVNSYRRFARNSTSPVNVYWGYDNRTVGLRVPYSSPQARRLENRVPGSDANPYLAIAASLACGYLGMMKGLKPDAPQSVDCSDLLKSLPRGLTEAVNLFENSEEIIEIFGETFVATYRAIKQEEFETFMSVISPWEREYLLLNV from the coding sequence ATGGAGGCGGCCCGTGCCTGGCTTCGGGAACGTAACATCCAGGATATCGAGTGCATCGTGCCCGACCTGGCCGGGGTCGCACGCGGCAAGATGATGCCCACAGAGAAATTCTTCTCCGGTCCAGTCATGACCATGCCGGCTTCGATCTTTGCCCAGACCATCTCCGGCAGCTACCCTGAAGATGACGAGCGCTTCCAGCACAACGCAACGGATGGCGATCTCTATTTCAAGGCTGACTATGGCACCTTGACCGCTGTTCCCTGGGAATCCGACCCGACGGCACAACTTATTCATGACGCACAGACACGTGATGGCACCCCGGTCGAGACCGCCCCGCGTAACGTTCTCAAGCGCATCCTGAAGCTCTATCAGGACAAGGGCTGGGAGCCGGTCGTTGCGCCGGAAATCGAATTCTATCTCGTGCGCCCCAACACAGATCCTGATGATCCGTTGGAGCCGCCGACAGGCCGATCGGGTCGCCCCGAAGTCGGTCGTCAGTCCTACTCCATTTCCGCGCTGAACGAGTTCGATGACCTGATCGATGACATCTACGACCTGTCCGAACAGCAAGGACTGGAGATCGACACCCTCATTCACGAAGAGGGCGCCGCGCAGATGGAGATCAACCTGCGTCACGGTGCGCCTCTGGAGCTTGCAGATCAAGTTTTCCTGTTCAAGCGGACCATCCGGGAAGCCGCGTTGCGCCACGACATGTATGCCACATTCATGTCCAAACCCATGTCGAACCAGCCTGGTTCTGCCATGCATATTCACCAATCCGTGGTCGATAGCGAAACTGGGCAGAACATTTTTTCCGGGCCAGATGGCGAGGAGACGCCGGAATTCTTGTCCTTCATCGCCGGTCATCAGGCCTACCTGCCCTACGTCACCTGCGTCATGGCTCCTTTTGTGAACTCCTACAGGCGCTTTGCCCGGAACTCGACGTCGCCGGTGAATGTCTACTGGGGCTATGACAATCGTACGGTTGGCTTACGTGTGCCGTATTCGTCGCCTCAGGCGCGACGGCTGGAGAACCGCGTACCGGGTTCGGATGCCAATCCTTACCTGGCAATCGCGGCGTCTCTCGCCTGCGGATACCTTGGCATGATGAAAGGTCTCAAGCCGGATGCCCCCCAATCTGTAGATTGCAGCGATCTTCTCAAGTCCCTGCCGCGAGGTCTGACGGAAGCCGTCAACCTGTTTGAGAACAGCGAAGAAATCATCGAGATCTTCGGTGAAACTTTTGTCGCGACCTACCGCGCGATCAAGCAGGAAGAATTCGAGACCTTCATGTCCGTGATCAGCCCGTGGGAACGGGAATACCTTCTGCTCAACGTTTAA
- a CDS encoding DUF934 domain-containing protein, which produces MTAAEFEVGSGELYVTGMQGMTRTPDQSDPGIEGRETDMTKIFSNGQLFDEDWHTLEAEDVTPNEGNLLVPFERFLSDAETFASAGGRVAVLVGAGDEVEKLKDHLGSLAHIAVEFPKFTDGRGFSAARILREQMGYTGDIRAIGDYILDQVPLMRRCGVSSFQITKPEVLKALADGEWPEVTKYLQPVGTVEEVPAGTRPWARQSLREVSQAAE; this is translated from the coding sequence TTGACGGCAGCGGAATTTGAGGTTGGTTCCGGTGAACTTTATGTCACGGGAATGCAGGGGATGACGCGAACCCCGGACCAAAGTGATCCGGGAATTGAAGGACGCGAAACGGACATGACGAAGATCTTTTCCAACGGCCAGCTTTTTGACGAGGACTGGCATACGCTCGAGGCCGAGGATGTTACGCCGAATGAAGGCAACCTTCTGGTGCCTTTTGAGCGCTTTCTATCGGACGCAGAGACGTTTGCGAGCGCAGGTGGTCGGGTCGCTGTTCTGGTTGGAGCTGGTGATGAGGTCGAGAAGCTGAAGGACCATCTCGGCAGCCTTGCACATATTGCCGTCGAGTTTCCCAAGTTTACCGATGGCCGTGGATTTTCGGCAGCACGTATTCTGCGCGAACAAATGGGCTACACCGGTGATATCCGCGCGATCGGTGACTACATCCTGGATCAGGTGCCATTGATGCGTCGCTGCGGCGTTTCGAGCTTCCAGATCACCAAGCCGGAAGTCCTGAAGGCACTGGCTGACGGGGAATGGCCAGAGGTTACCAAATATCTGCAGCCGGTTGGGACCGTCGAAGAAGTGCCCGCCGGCACCCGGCCCTGGGCGCGCCAGTCATTGCGTGAAGTGTCCCAGGCCGCTGAGTGA
- a CDS encoding LysR family transcriptional regulator, producing the protein MEISRLPLNALRAFEASARLGSFTKAGLELRVSQTAVSHQVKALEALLGISLFERLPRGVALTDEGQTLLPVLSDAFRRLSATLSRFEDGNFKEVLTVGTVSTFANGWLIRRLDDFADRHPGVDLRLKTNNNRADLMEDGLDYFIRFGDGAWHGTNAVHLTAAPFSPVCAPQIADRLARPEDLLNETLLRSYRVNEWNQWFLMAGVPLPPVRGWMFDSSIAMAGAAAQGAGVGLVPVSMFESELESGQIVRPFPQDVTLGSYWLTWLKSRQETPLMQVFRNWLQHNLEEIGEQVD; encoded by the coding sequence ATGGAGATCTCGCGGCTTCCTCTCAATGCCCTCAGGGCCTTCGAGGCGTCAGCGCGACTTGGCAGTTTCACAAAGGCCGGGCTGGAGCTGCGCGTCTCGCAAACAGCGGTCAGTCATCAGGTGAAGGCGCTGGAAGCGCTGCTTGGCATCTCCTTGTTCGAGCGTCTTCCTCGCGGTGTGGCTCTCACTGATGAGGGGCAAACCTTGTTGCCTGTCCTCAGCGATGCCTTCCGCCGGTTGAGCGCGACCTTGAGCCGATTTGAAGATGGCAACTTCAAGGAAGTGCTGACTGTCGGAACCGTCTCCACCTTCGCAAACGGCTGGTTGATCCGACGTCTGGACGACTTTGCTGACCGGCATCCAGGAGTGGATTTGCGGCTGAAGACCAACAACAACAGGGCTGATCTGATGGAAGATGGTCTGGACTACTTCATCCGTTTCGGCGATGGCGCGTGGCACGGAACCAATGCCGTACACCTCACGGCGGCGCCGTTCTCGCCGGTTTGCGCGCCGCAGATCGCGGATCGTCTGGCCCGGCCGGAAGATCTTCTCAATGAAACGCTGCTGAGATCCTACAGGGTCAACGAGTGGAACCAATGGTTTCTGATGGCCGGCGTGCCTCTGCCCCCTGTTCGCGGATGGATGTTTGACTCGTCAATCGCCATGGCCGGTGCCGCTGCTCAAGGAGCCGGCGTCGGGCTTGTTCCGGTGTCCATGTTTGAAAGTGAGCTGGAGTCCGGGCAGATCGTGCGACCATTTCCGCAAGACGTGACTTTGGGGAGCTATTGGCTCACCTGGCTAAAGTCGCGACAAGAAACGCCACTCATGCAGGTGTTTCGAAACTGGTTGCAACACAATCTGGAAGAAATTGGTGAGCAGGTTGATTGA
- a CDS encoding DUF2849 domain-containing protein: MKVVTANRLLDGEVVWQGADGTWVELLSLAHVLEGKDEVAKAMELATQSIADREVVEAYAMDVTQDEGRIVPVRLREMIRAAGPTTHPELGKQARASAV; this comes from the coding sequence ATGAAAGTCGTTACCGCAAATCGTTTGCTTGACGGAGAAGTTGTCTGGCAGGGCGCGGATGGTACCTGGGTCGAGCTTCTTTCGCTGGCCCATGTTCTTGAAGGCAAGGACGAGGTGGCAAAAGCAATGGAGCTTGCCACGCAGTCCATCGCGGACCGCGAAGTCGTAGAGGCCTACGCAATGGATGTCACTCAGGACGAAGGACGGATCGTCCCTGTTCGTTTGCGCGAAATGATCCGGGCCGCCGGTCCGACCACTCACCCGGAACTTGGCAAACAGGCCCGCGCTTCTGCCGTCTGA
- the bla gene encoding class A beta-lactamase: MRPLKHMTFTQFALPLAATLSIATSTLLPVSSDAAGFDPQPIIQQAIEIEKRHDARIGIAVLDDKTGTAWSYKGDIRFPLNSTFKAFACAALLAQVDDGTTDPNKSVQIKRADIAPYSPVTKKQIGKTMSYLGLCNAAVTISDNTAANYILKEIGGPAGLSAFLRKLGDTETRLDRWEPELNNVPAGELRDTTTPIAAATTLKTLLLGGPLSANSRKQLTDWLVANKVGDTLLRAGLPQRWKIGDKTGADAKKSRGDIAVIWPRPDRAVFVAVYLDEAHVDMSRRNAAIAEIGRALTKALAP; this comes from the coding sequence ATGCGCCCCCTGAAACACATGACTTTTACGCAGTTTGCTCTGCCCCTAGCCGCAACCTTGTCGATCGCAACATCGACTCTTCTCCCAGTGTCCTCAGATGCGGCCGGGTTTGATCCGCAACCGATCATTCAACAGGCTATCGAAATAGAGAAGCGTCACGATGCCCGGATTGGTATCGCCGTTCTGGATGACAAGACCGGAACCGCCTGGAGCTACAAGGGCGATATTCGTTTCCCGCTTAACAGCACGTTCAAAGCTTTTGCTTGCGCAGCTCTTCTCGCACAAGTCGACGATGGCACGACGGACCCAAACAAAAGCGTCCAAATCAAACGCGCTGACATTGCACCCTATTCACCCGTGACCAAAAAGCAGATCGGCAAAACGATGAGCTACCTGGGTCTTTGCAATGCAGCCGTCACGATCAGCGACAACACTGCCGCCAATTACATCCTGAAAGAGATCGGTGGGCCCGCCGGCCTGAGCGCCTTCTTGAGGAAACTTGGCGATACGGAAACCCGCCTGGATCGATGGGAGCCCGAGCTAAACAACGTCCCCGCCGGTGAGCTTCGCGACACAACGACGCCAATTGCTGCCGCAACGACGCTGAAAACGCTGCTGCTTGGTGGCCCGCTCTCAGCTAACTCCCGCAAGCAACTCACGGACTGGCTGGTCGCGAACAAGGTCGGAGATACGCTGTTACGTGCTGGACTGCCCCAACGCTGGAAAATTGGCGACAAAACCGGTGCGGATGCCAAAAAGTCGCGAGGAGATATCGCCGTTATCTGGCCTCGACCGGATCGTGCCGTCTTTGTCGCGGTATACCTTGATGAGGCCCATGTCGACATGAGCCGTCGCAATGCCGCCATCGCGGAAATCGGCCGGGCGCTCACGAAAGCCTTGGCGCCCTAA
- the cysG gene encoding siroheme synthase CysG, whose amino-acid sequence MPRQRVDKSERRLDVFPTFFKVAGKRVCVVGHGDEAAAKVRLLGETNAAVEVISKEIEPALADAIVAVGGKHVAEEFRPALLNGAALVFSAREDEALDSAVVQAARIFGVPVNAVDKPHLCDFYTGALVNRAPIAVAITSTGVGPVLARHIRARIETMLPRSTGDLARLAESFRDAAVKVIPDGASRRRFWARFFSGGVATSVHAGNLDKARQEAQRLLNGPTGEPGFVWLVGAGPGAEDLLTLRAQRLLQEADVIVHDALVPAPVVAMGRRDAERISVGKRKGAHSVAQKDICQLLVDLGREGRKVIRLKAGDPMIFGRAAEEMDALREADLGFEVVPGVTAAFAAAASAQLPLTLRGVASTLVFATGHNAKSETLPEWAGLALKGSTVAVYMGRTVAAAVADKLIDAGMDRETPVAIIENAAHPEERQFAGTLSDLCMLQGRSDIDGPVLIVIGEAVGHAALEKAEPIVAMPLKQEFAA is encoded by the coding sequence ATGCCAAGGCAGCGAGTAGATAAGTCTGAGCGACGGCTCGACGTATTTCCGACCTTTTTCAAGGTGGCGGGGAAGCGCGTTTGCGTGGTCGGTCATGGCGATGAGGCTGCTGCGAAGGTGCGTCTTCTGGGTGAGACCAATGCCGCGGTCGAGGTCATATCCAAAGAAATCGAACCTGCGCTCGCCGACGCTATTGTCGCGGTCGGTGGTAAGCACGTCGCCGAAGAGTTTCGTCCGGCTTTGCTGAATGGTGCCGCACTTGTGTTCAGCGCCAGGGAAGACGAAGCACTCGACAGCGCTGTTGTGCAGGCGGCTCGCATTTTCGGAGTGCCGGTCAATGCCGTCGACAAACCGCACCTCTGTGACTTTTATACCGGGGCGCTCGTCAATCGCGCGCCCATCGCGGTTGCGATTACCTCGACCGGAGTGGGCCCCGTTCTCGCCCGCCATATCCGCGCCCGCATTGAGACCATGCTGCCGCGTAGCACTGGCGATCTTGCCAGATTGGCTGAGAGCTTTCGCGACGCCGCTGTCAAGGTGATCCCGGATGGCGCCTCGCGCCGGCGGTTCTGGGCGAGGTTTTTTTCCGGCGGCGTCGCAACCAGCGTCCATGCAGGGAATCTGGACAAGGCTCGTCAGGAGGCACAGCGCCTTTTGAATGGCCCGACTGGCGAGCCCGGGTTCGTCTGGCTGGTGGGCGCAGGACCTGGTGCAGAAGATCTTCTGACCCTCAGGGCGCAGCGACTGCTTCAGGAAGCCGATGTTATTGTTCATGACGCGCTGGTGCCTGCACCAGTTGTCGCCATGGGGCGCCGGGATGCAGAGCGCATTTCGGTCGGCAAACGCAAAGGTGCGCATTCGGTCGCCCAAAAGGATATCTGTCAGCTCTTGGTCGACCTTGGCCGTGAAGGTCGAAAAGTCATTCGCCTGAAGGCAGGCGATCCGATGATTTTCGGCCGGGCGGCGGAAGAGATGGACGCCCTTCGTGAGGCAGACCTGGGTTTTGAAGTCGTTCCGGGTGTGACGGCCGCATTTGCTGCTGCAGCTTCGGCGCAATTGCCTCTGACCCTGCGCGGCGTTGCTTCGACCCTGGTTTTTGCGACCGGCCACAATGCCAAGTCCGAAACCTTGCCTGAGTGGGCAGGTCTCGCGCTGAAGGGATCCACAGTTGCTGTCTATATGGGGCGCACGGTCGCCGCGGCCGTCGCCGACAAGCTCATTGACGCCGGCATGGATCGTGAGACCCCTGTGGCGATTATAGAGAACGCAGCTCACCCCGAAGAGCGCCAGTTCGCCGGCACGCTCTCTGATCTCTGCATGCTTCAAGGGCGGAGCGACATCGACGGACCCGTTCTGATTGTCATTGGCGAGGCGGTTGGACATGCCGCTCTCGAAAAAGCTGAACCGATTGTGGCCATGCCACTGAAACAAGAATTTGCTGCCTAA
- a CDS encoding aspartate aminotransferase family protein, protein MSAVSNIYPTAALQAVDAAHHIHPFSDTKALNEEGTRIITHADGVWLTDSNGNRILDGMAGLWCVQVGHGRQEIADAVHKQMSELSYYNTFFKTSHPPAIALAEKLAELAPTHMNRVFYCSSGSEANDTVFRMVRHYWDQMGQPDKKVIIGRWNGYHGSTLAGTSLGGMKGMHEQGDLPVPGVRHIDQPYWYGEGGDMSPEDFGIHVARKLEKAIDEIGEDKVAAFIAEPIQGAGGVIIPPETYWPEVKRILSERNILFVADEVICGFGRLGTWFGSDYYGLEPDLMPIAKGLTSGYLPMGGVMVSDRVAEGLIDKGGEFYHGYTYSGHPACAAAALANLEIIQQEKLVERVRDDIGPYLQKSWTALGDHPLVGEARMTGLMGAMELVPEKGNRQKAFADKGSVGTLCRDISFKNGMVMRAVGDSMIISPPLVLSHEEADQLVTIARKTLDETYAELKRIGTL, encoded by the coding sequence ATGTCGGCCGTATCGAACATCTACCCGACTGCAGCCCTTCAGGCTGTGGACGCAGCCCACCACATTCATCCTTTCTCCGACACGAAGGCATTGAACGAGGAAGGCACGCGGATCATCACTCACGCAGACGGCGTCTGGCTGACCGACTCCAACGGCAATCGCATCCTGGACGGCATGGCAGGACTTTGGTGCGTGCAAGTCGGCCACGGTCGGCAGGAAATAGCTGATGCCGTGCACAAGCAGATGAGCGAACTCAGCTACTACAACACGTTTTTCAAGACCTCGCACCCGCCTGCGATCGCCCTTGCGGAGAAACTGGCGGAACTCGCACCTACACATATGAACCGGGTATTTTACTGTTCCTCAGGCTCTGAAGCCAATGACACCGTCTTCCGGATGGTCCGCCACTATTGGGACCAGATGGGACAACCGGACAAGAAGGTCATCATCGGTCGTTGGAACGGCTATCACGGCTCGACGCTTGCTGGCACCAGCCTTGGCGGCATGAAGGGCATGCACGAACAAGGTGACCTTCCCGTCCCCGGCGTGCGCCACATTGACCAGCCCTATTGGTATGGCGAAGGTGGAGACATGAGCCCGGAAGACTTCGGGATCCATGTGGCACGCAAACTCGAAAAAGCCATCGATGAAATCGGCGAAGACAAGGTCGCTGCCTTCATCGCAGAGCCAATCCAGGGAGCTGGCGGCGTCATCATCCCGCCGGAAACCTACTGGCCGGAAGTGAAGCGCATTCTCTCGGAGCGCAACATTCTGTTCGTCGCCGATGAAGTGATCTGTGGCTTTGGTCGGCTCGGCACCTGGTTCGGCTCAGACTACTATGGCCTTGAGCCCGATCTCATGCCGATCGCCAAGGGGCTCACCTCAGGCTATCTGCCGATGGGTGGCGTCATGGTCTCGGACCGGGTTGCCGAAGGTCTGATCGACAAGGGCGGAGAGTTCTATCACGGCTACACCTACTCCGGGCACCCTGCCTGCGCGGCCGCGGCCCTTGCCAACCTGGAAATCATCCAGCAAGAAAAACTCGTTGAACGCGTCCGCGATGACATCGGGCCGTACCTGCAAAAAAGCTGGACGGCACTTGGGGATCATCCGCTGGTTGGCGAAGCCCGCATGACCGGACTGATGGGGGCGATGGAACTCGTTCCTGAAAAAGGCAACCGCCAAAAGGCATTTGCGGACAAAGGATCTGTCGGCACGCTTTGCCGCGACATTTCCTTCAAGAACGGCATGGTCATGAGGGCCGTCGGCGACAGCATGATCATCTCGCCTCCACTTGTGCTTTCTCATGAAGAAGCTGATCAGTTGGTGACCATTGCCCGCAAGACCCTCGATGAGACCTATGCCGAGTTGAAGCGCATCGGGACGCTCTGA
- a CDS encoding phosphoadenylyl-sulfate reductase yields the protein MALHETFSIGVDPELGLQAEVAALNGQFAESNAQEMLQAAIRHQFIGDIAMVSSFGADSAVLLHMVAEVDPSTPVIMVDTGKLFPDTRRYRDELVESLGLTNVISQTPETSDLSEVDPGGMLWMSDTDACCHVRKVLPLAQALKGYGAWISGRKRFQSSTRASLPFFEVEDGRVKINPLAEWDAADILAYARAHDLPPHPLVAKSYPSIGCLPCTSKVKPGEDARAGRWRGQEKVECGIHLPSHGRELDGSGI from the coding sequence ATGGCACTGCATGAGACATTCAGCATAGGCGTTGATCCGGAACTGGGTCTGCAGGCCGAAGTGGCAGCCTTGAACGGTCAATTTGCGGAATCCAATGCCCAGGAAATGCTGCAAGCGGCAATCAGGCACCAGTTCATCGGTGACATCGCCATGGTCTCCAGCTTCGGCGCGGACTCCGCGGTGCTGCTGCACATGGTTGCCGAGGTCGATCCCTCGACGCCTGTGATCATGGTTGATACCGGCAAGCTGTTTCCCGACACGCGGCGCTATCGTGACGAGCTCGTGGAAAGTCTGGGTCTGACAAATGTAATCTCCCAGACGCCGGAGACGAGCGACTTGAGTGAAGTCGATCCGGGCGGAATGCTCTGGATGAGCGACACGGATGCCTGTTGCCACGTCCGAAAGGTGCTGCCGCTGGCGCAGGCGTTGAAAGGCTATGGCGCCTGGATCTCGGGCCGAAAGCGGTTTCAGAGTTCTACTCGCGCGAGCCTGCCGTTTTTTGAGGTGGAAGATGGCCGTGTGAAGATCAACCCGCTGGCCGAGTGGGACGCTGCCGATATTCTGGCCTATGCTAGGGCGCACGACCTGCCGCCGCATCCACTCGTGGCCAAGAGCTATCCGTCCATCGGATGCCTTCCGTGTACGAGCAAAGTAAAGCCGGGCGAGGACGCGCGTGCTGGGCGCTGGCGTGGACAGGAAAAGGTCGAGTGTGGCATTCACCTGCCGAGCCACGGGAGAGAACTTGACGGCAGCGGAATTTGA